A genomic window from Plasmodium coatneyi strain Hackeri chromosome 13, complete sequence includes:
- a CDS encoding Small nuclear ribonucleoprotein associated protein B', with amino-acid sequence MGKNSRLENWLQYRVRVTVSDTRYFVGTFLSYDRHMNIVLVDAEEFRRVKSQENSSKEIKRVIGLILIRGENIVSFTAERAPVNKKSMTNVLNKGMATGRGIPMNNYVPLQNNFNPNMANPISNMPTGMVLNAGTSKNLAPGVNPNFRGPNMPMGSQRPMMPMNIPMNQPLGNAGNDQQRLLPQIPSQLPFPPPNVNSPPE; translated from the exons ATGGGGAAGAATTCCAGGCTAGAAAATTGGCTACAGTACAGAGTGAGAGTCACTGTAAGTGACACGAGGTACTTCGTCGGCACCTTCCTCTCCTATGATAGGCACATGAACATAGTATTAGTCGACGCAGAAGAATTCAGAAGGGTGAAAAGTCAGGAAAATTCATCCAAG GAAATAAAACGAGTGATCGGCCTGATCCTCATTAGAGGCGAAAACATCGTCTCGTTTACAGCGGAGCGAGCACCTGTGAATAAAAAGTCCATGACAAATGTGCTGAACAAAGGAATGGCCACAGGCAGAGGAATTCCAATGAATAATTACGTACCACTTCAGAACAATTTCAATCCCAATATGGCTAACCCAATAAGTAATATGCCAACGGGGATGGTCCTTAACGCTGGAACATCCAAAAATTTGGCGCCAGGAGTAAATCCCAATTTTAGGGGGCCCAATATGCCTATGGGCAGTCAACGACCAATGATGCCCATGAACATACCTATGAATCAGCCGTTAGGAAATGCCGGCAATGACCAACAGAGATTACTGCCGCAAATTCCAAGCCAGTTGCCGTTCCCCCCTCCTAATGTGAACTCCCCACCAGAGTAG
- a CDS encoding Uracil-DNA glycosylase, which yields MNKIKVQKTIDSFFPVKRKKSTITSNEGGMNNSFDSVTSTCVEELDRADNDAKKRKIDGTAEVGTALDEVPAFKGGVNKEDVATLKETTNKEDVSTLNEKSAAEPATYPYAEEIKNLMHAEWYEQLKDELRKGYFQKMYLKIKEERKTKVIYPPARLVFNAFLKTPLSNIKVVIVGQDPYHQKGQAMGLCFSVPIGIRIPPSLKNILKEIKHTSNHGDLISWAEQGVFLLNTSLTVEENKPASHKNYGWETFTDKVINIINEKKEKIIFMLWGNFAIKKCSKIDTKKHFILKAGHPSPLSVRHFANCDHFNKCNEILKRNGMTPIKWELPQ from the coding sequence atgaataaaataaaagtgcaaaaaacgATTGATAGTTTTTTCCctgttaaaagaaaaaaaagcacaattACGAGTAATGAGGGTGGGATGAATAATTCGTTCGATTCCGTAACGAGTACTTGTGTTGAGGAGTTGGATAGGGCGGATAATGATgccaagaaaaggaagatagaCGGCACTGCGGAGGTTGGAACAGCTCTCGATGAGGTCCCCGCGTTTAAGGGGGGAGTAAACAAGGAGGATGTTGCTACGTTGAAGGAGACGACAAACAAGGAAGACGTATCTACTTTGAATGAGAAAAGCGCTGCGGAACCAGCGACCTACCCCTACGccgaagaaataaagaaccTAATGCACGCAGAATGGTACGAGCAGTTAAAAGACGAGTTACGAAAAggttattttcaaaaaatgtatcTGAAGATAAAGGAGGAGAGAAAAACGAAAGTGATATACCCCCCAGCTCGGCTAGTATTTAATGCCTTCTTAAAAACACCCCTGTCAAATATAAAAGTAGTGATTGTAGGTCAGGATCCCTACCATCAGAAGGGCCAAGCCATGGGTTTGTGTTTTTCCGTACCCATTGGTATTAGAATCCCACCAAGTctgaaaaacattttaaaagaaataaaacataCTAGTAATCATGGAGACTTAATTAGTTGGGCAGAGCAAGGAGTGTTCCTACTAAACACATCTCTAACTGTCGAGGAGAACAAACCCGCTTCACACAAAAATTACGGATGGGAAACCTTCACCGATAAAGTCATAAACATtataaatgagaaaaaggagaaaatcatCTTCATGCTATGGGGAAACTTTGCCATAAAGAAATGCTCGAAAATAGATACAAAgaagcattttattttaaaggCGGGACACCCATCTCCCTTAAGTGTGAGGCACTTTGCCAACTGCGACCATTTTAACAAGTGCAATGAGATTCTCAAGCGAAACGGCATGACGCCGATCAAGTGGGAGTTGCCccagtga
- a CDS encoding Glycine C-acetyltransferase: protein MHLIRLVDFNYFLGLDVLKSFDIVNYLIVVIVLLAVVLAIFNEDASAGSPRLAWVLGEFLPIQQSIFSLNANAEKKLFKKKNSKTYAFITFLCNLFIKLKCAISEGTFLHLLKGFYKNGIKKLVLYKNLAVLKSKSESKRHFYYLILKDKYNLPIEKGESEMKSYLDAKRELVRMNKWAFMWKVSGVKNEYITCENAKVRPISSYSYLDFIREPLVQDSAIKAAMEWSTGNHGPRLLGGNNEILRDLEKKVGQFFGRNDSILAVCGFLACMSGIAAVATTNDLVLYDSRTHACVKIGIQISGAKGYTFKHNDYNNLEILLLKHRSKYRTCWVCIESVYSMDGDIPHLPSFKKLCLKYNAKLFVDEAHGLGVLGKTGRGLEEHFNMPGSVDLIVGTFSKSIGSVGGYIVASDEVIEFMDIHCIGNVFSAPLPSYCAGGALKAFELIDTQPWRIQKLKFNTKYLRNGLRTGMGLWPKDYPESNKYVIEGDDETSVIPVIFPNDPDRLLKICNVLFQKKWMISAVTYPACPLKLPRFRVTATSAYSVEYMNDFIRDLISATISVEPSPFDNGLL, encoded by the coding sequence atgcacctGATCAGACTCGTAGATTTCAACTACTTCTTGGGCTTAGATGTACTGAAAAGTTTTGACATAGTTAACTACCTAATAGTAGTCATCGTTCTTCTAGCAGTAGTGCTAGCCATATTTAATGAAGACGCATCGGCGGGCTCGCCAAGATTAGCGTGGGTATTAGGAGAGTTCCTACCAATTCAGCAGTCGATATTTTCATTAAACGCCAATGCagagaagaaattatttaaaaagaaaaatagcaaGACATATGCATTTATCACCTTTCTTTGTAATTTGTTCATCAAGTTGAAGTGTGCTATCTCCGAGGGGACCTTCCTACATTTGCTAAAAGGGttctacaaaaatggaatcaAAAAATTAGTATTGTACAAAAATCTGGCTGTCTTAAAAAGCAAATCCGAATCTAAGAGacacttttattatttgatTCTAAAGGATAAGTATAATCTACCAATTGAGAAGGGCGAAAGTGAAATGAAAAGCTACTTAGATGCAAAAAGGGAACTCGTTCGAATGAATAAATGGGCCTTTATGTGGAAGGTATCTGGGGTAAAGAACGAATACATAACCTGTGAAAATGCCAAAGTGAGACCCATATCGTCTTACTCATATCTAGACTTTATAAGGGAACCACTGGTACAAGACTCTGCCATTAAAGCAGCAATGGAGTGGTCCACAGGAAATCATGGTCCCAGATTGCTAGGAGGGAATAATGAAATATTAAGAgacttagaaaaaaaggtgggacaattttttggTAGAAATGATTCCATTTTAGCAGTTTGTGGATTCTTAGCTTGCATGTCAGGCATCGCAGCTGTTGCTACGACTAATGACCTCGTCCTTTATGACAGCCGAACACATGCGTGTGTAAAAATAGGAATCCAAATAAGTGGTGCCAAGGGATACACCTTTAAACATAACGATTATAACAATCTAGAAATCCTGCTTCTAAAACATAGAAGCAAATATAGAACCTGTTGGGTGTGCATAGAATCGGTGTATTCCATGGATGGGGATATTCCCCATTTGCCATCCTTTAAGAAATTGTGCCTTAAATATAACGCCAAGTTATTTGTTGATGAAGCGCACGGGTTGGGTGTACTAGGAAAAACAGGGAGAGGATTagaagaacattttaacaTGCCAGGTTCTGTAGATTTAATAGTTGGAACTTTTAGTAAATCCATCGGTTCTGTTGGGGGGTACATTGTTGCATCTGATGAGGTGATCGAATTTATGGATATCCACTGCATAGGCAATGTTTTTTCAGCCCCACTACCTTCCTACTGTGCAGGTGGTGCATTAAAAGCCTTCGAATTGATAGACACACAACCCTGGCGAATTCAGAAGCTTAAATTTAACACGAAATATTTAAGGAATGGATTAAGGACAGGTATGGGTCTGTGGCCAAAGGATTATCCAGAGAGTAATAAATACGTCATCGAAGGGGATGATGAGACGAGTGTCATTCCAGTCATTTTCCCAAATGATCCAGACAGATTACTAAAAATTTGTaatgttctttttcaaaagaaGTGGATGATTTCGGCTGTTACGTATCCTGCATGTCCATTGAAGCTAcccaggtttagggttactGCCACGTCTGCATATTCCGTAGAGTACATGAACGACTTTATTCGAGATTTGATTAGTGCGACGATTAGTGTGGAGCCCTCTCCGTTTGATAACGGCCTTTTGTGA